The Marinobacter sp. F4206 genomic sequence GGCGGTGTACGGGCATCCCGGTCGGCAATGACCCGCAGCGGCTGCCGGGACGGTTCGGTTGCATCACCGATATCACCCAGTTCTTCCCGGCGAACGGTCAGCGATGGATCGTCCGCCAGCACGGTGCCGACCCCGGTTACAATCGCATCGCTGATCGCCCTCAGTCGTTGCACATCCTGACGGGCCTCACTGCCGGTAATCCACTGGCTTTCGCCGGACGCCATGGCGGTCCGGCCGTCGAGGCTGGCCGCCATCTTCAGGCGCACCCAGGGGCGGCCGGTATTCATGCGTTTCATGAACCCCGGATTCAGCCGGGCGGCTTCGTCCGCCAACAACCCTTCAGTGACCTGGATGCCAGACTCGCGCAGTAACTCGAGACCGCGACCGGATACCGACGGATTGGGGTCCTTGGTGGCGGCAAATACATGGGCCACGCCGGCATCGATCAATGCCCGGGCGCAGGGCGGCGTGCGCCCGAAGTGGCTGCATGGCTCGAGCGTCACGTACGCCGTTGCGCCGCGAGCCGAAGGCCCGGCCTGGCTCAGCGCCCGGATCTCGGCGTGGGCTTCCCCCGCCCGCTCGTGCCAGCCCTCACCCAGAATCTGATTGCCACGGGCAATGACACAGCCGACCCTCGGGTTCGGGTGTGTCGAGTAACGACCTCGCCAGGCAAGCTGGACGGCACGCGCCATCATGGCCCGGTCACGAACCTCGGTCATGCTTTTCCTTTCGCGGAATGGTTGTCCGCCAGCGCCTTGGCAACTTCCACCGCATTCTCGCCGTTGGTTGCCGACAATCGCTCGATTTCTTCCTTGAACTCGTTAATGTCCTGGAAGCTTCGATACACAGACGCAAACCGGACGTAGGCAACCTTGTCGAGCTGTCGCAATTCGGTCATCACCTCTTCGCCCAACTGCATCGACTTGATCTCCCGCTCGCCAGTGGCACGGAGCCGATACTTGATGCGATTCAATGCCGCATCAATTTCCTCAATGCTTACCGGACGTTTCTCCAGCGCCTTCATGATGCCGGACCGCAGCTTTTCCTCGTCGAAGGGCTGACGAATCCCGTCCTGTTTCACAACGCGGGGCATCACCAGTTCGGCCGACTCAAAGGTGGTGAACCGCTCGTGACACGACAGGCATTCCCGACGGCGACGCACCTGATCCCCCTCGGCAACGAGGCGCGAGTCAATGACCTTAGTATCTGCTTCACCACAGAAGGGACAATGCATAATCAGAAACTCCGAAGAGGAGGTCAGCGTCGGACGCCCGCCCGGGCGTCCGACGCATCAGGTCTTGCCTGAAGTTTAGCCGTAGACCGGAAAACGGGCACACAGAGCAGCTACCTGCTCGCGCACACGGGTATTGACGGCTTCGTCTTCGAGGTTGTCAAGGATGTCACAGATCCAGCCCGCCAGATCACGACACTCGGACTCACCGAATCCGCGGGTGGTGATTGCCGGCGTGCCAATGCGCAGGCCAGAGGTGACGAACGGCGAGCGCGGGTCATTGGGGACCGCGTTCTTGTTGACGGTGATGTGGGCACGGCCAAGGGCGGCATCCGCGTCCTTGCCGGTGATGTCCTGCTTGATCAGGCTGAGCAGGAACAGGTGGTTCTTGGTGCCTCCAGAGACGACATCATAACCGCGCTCGATAAACACCTGGGCCATGGCACTGGCGTTCTTGACCACCTGCTGCTGGTAAACCTTGAACTCGTCGCTCATCGCTTCCTTGAAGCAAATCGCCTTGGCGGCGATCACGTGCATTAGCGGACCGCCCTGACCACCGGGGAAGACCGCGGAGTTCAGTTTTTTCTGCAGGTCGGCATCGTCGCAGGCCAGGATCAGGCCACCACGGGGACCGCGCAGGGTCTTGTGAGTGGTAGTCGCCACAACGTGGGCGTGCGGGACCGGGTCCGGATATACGCCCGCCGCAACGAGACCCGCCACGTGCGCCATATCGACGAACAGGTAGGCGCCAACCTTATCGGCAATTTCACGGAAACGGGCAAAGTCGAGTTCCTGGGAGTAGGCAGAGAAACCGGCAATAATCATCTTCGGCTTGTGCTCAACGGCCAGGGCCTCGACTTCGTCGTAGTCGATCAGGCCGGTTTCCGGGTTCAGACCATACTGAACGGCACTGTAGATTTTACCGGAGAAGTTGACGCTGGCACCGTGGGTCAGATGGCCGCCATGGGCCAGGCTCATGCCCAGCACAGTATCGCCGGGCTTCAGCAACGCCATGAACACCGCAGAGTTGGCCTGGGAACCGGAATGCGGCTGCACGTTGGCGTAGGCCGCACCGAACAGTTGCTTGGCGCGATCAATCGCCAGCTCTTCCGCAATGTCCACATACTCACAACCGCCGTAGTAGCGCTTGCCCGGATAGCCTTCGGCATACTTGTTGGTCAGCACGCTGCCCTGCGCTTCCATTACGCGCGGGCTGGTGTAATTCTCGGATGCAATCAGCTCAATATGAGCTTCCTGGCGTTTCTCTTCCGCCTGCATGG encodes the following:
- the glyA gene encoding serine hydroxymethyltransferase, which translates into the protein MFNRDMKIAGFDDELWNAMQAEEKRQEAHIELIASENYTSPRVMEAQGSVLTNKYAEGYPGKRYYGGCEYVDIAEELAIDRAKQLFGAAYANVQPHSGSQANSAVFMALLKPGDTVLGMSLAHGGHLTHGASVNFSGKIYSAVQYGLNPETGLIDYDEVEALAVEHKPKMIIAGFSAYSQELDFARFREIADKVGAYLFVDMAHVAGLVAAGVYPDPVPHAHVVATTTHKTLRGPRGGLILACDDADLQKKLNSAVFPGGQGGPLMHVIAAKAICFKEAMSDEFKVYQQQVVKNASAMAQVFIERGYDVVSGGTKNHLFLLSLIKQDITGKDADAALGRAHITVNKNAVPNDPRSPFVTSGLRIGTPAITTRGFGESECRDLAGWICDILDNLEDEAVNTRVREQVAALCARFPVYG
- the ribD gene encoding bifunctional diaminohydroxyphosphoribosylaminopyrimidine deaminase/5-amino-6-(5-phosphoribosylamino)uracil reductase RibD; translation: MTEVRDRAMMARAVQLAWRGRYSTHPNPRVGCVIARGNQILGEGWHERAGEAHAEIRALSQAGPSARGATAYVTLEPCSHFGRTPPCARALIDAGVAHVFAATKDPNPSVSGRGLELLRESGIQVTEGLLADEAARLNPGFMKRMNTGRPWVRLKMAASLDGRTAMASGESQWITGSEARQDVQRLRAISDAIVTGVGTVLADDPSLTVRREELGDIGDATEPSRQPLRVIADRDARTPPSARILQGGNVQVFCASSTLATAPAQDLAALGVSINGVAWKDNGIDVAELLDSLGELGINELLVEAGPTLAGTFVSEGLVDELWLYQAPVFLGSTGRPTAHLPLESMADKVQWKVLDRRQVGEDQRLILARR
- the nrdR gene encoding transcriptional regulator NrdR, with the protein product MHCPFCGEADTKVIDSRLVAEGDQVRRRRECLSCHERFTTFESAELVMPRVVKQDGIRQPFDEEKLRSGIMKALEKRPVSIEEIDAALNRIKYRLRATGEREIKSMQLGEEVMTELRQLDKVAYVRFASVYRSFQDINEFKEEIERLSATNGENAVEVAKALADNHSAKGKA